GGACGACCACACAGCATCAGGCGCTGTTGGCGTCCTCACCTACGAGCTGTTCGACATGCGAAGCCGCAACTGCAAAGAGCTGATGGCTGTCATGTTCTCCGTGCCCTTCGACTATAATTTCTACAAGAACTGGTTGGGGGTGGGTGTGTTTGAAAAGTCACGGGCCTGTGACGATAAGCTGTTCGATTTCATGTATGACGGGAAAGACTTCACCAACTTTGTGCGGCACGAGGCCGATGGCTCAGGGGTGAAGTTCAGCGCAAAGACGTTGGACGTGAGGGCCTGCATGTCCGACGAAGGCAGAGCGATGGTCAAACTGGAGCTGTACGACAAAATGGGCCCATGAGTCTGTTTGAATCAGTGAGTGGTGCAGACCTGTCAGTCTTGTCATGTACAGCTgcttttaatgaataaaaaagcaTTCAAATCATTTCTCGTCTTTGACTTTTACTGTCACATCTTCAATTCTGGCAGAAAGTTTCAGATTGGATCACAAAGGTTTTCTCTTTAGTTGAGTTTGGACAACATGAGACAACATGTGAACAGAATGAACATGAATCAGTGAAGACAGGGTTTACTGTCTGTTCCTGACATTAAATCAGAAGGTGTGGTGCAGAAGGAGACACTGAGGAATGAGctaaacattaaataaaactgaactaaCCGGAGTCTGGCTTAGAGAAACAAAGGttgtgaaaaaaagacaaaggtgaagttgttgctgttggttaCACCTGCATGACCCCAGTAACCGAGTCTGACATGGTGAGGTGTGGGTGAAGTGGGTGGAGACATCTTCTGGGTGTCGCACATTCCCCAACGAGGACGATCTGCAGACTGACGCAGCGTTTCAGTCCCGACACACCTGCGATCGGACAGGTAAGGGTAAAAACGGTCCGTCTTCTGCTGAAGGAAACTCTGCCAGGTCTGTGattcttctctgtttctgttttagctCTTCCTAAAAATCCAACATGAGTGAATCAGCAGAAGCTTTGGCTGCCAACCTGACCAGCCGAAGAAATGTCACCATCGAGATCACCAACCTGACCAATAACTACTGTTTACTGGACCCCAAGTAAGTAAAGATCCAACAATGTGGTTTTATTAGAACGAGTGTTCAGCTCCTCTGCAGGGAGAAAGTGAGGTCTGAAACATGCAGCTTgagacattttctgaaaattagCGAACCAATTCTTCCTCAAATTGAAACTATTTTTTTGAGGGTTCACTTGGAGAGCGGCGGCTGCCACAGCCCTCCGCAACCGACGGTCCGCCCGCTGAAAACCGAAGTCTGCAACTTCAGCAAGACCAGCGCCAAGACCTCAGGCGCGGTGGGCGTCCTGACCTACGACCTGTTTGAGAGGCAAAGCAACCGCGCCACGGAGACCATCGCCATCATGTTCTCCGTGCCCTATGACTACAACTTGTACAAGAACTGGTTTGCCGTGGGAATCTTCCAGCAGGGCAAAGAGTGCAATGAGGCTCTCTACAAGGAGATGTACTACAACAAGGAGCAGCAGAACTTCGTGCGGGAGGAGGCCCACGGCTCCGGGATCACGTTTGAGGGCGGCAGAGTGGACATCAAGGCCACCATGTCCCCGATGGGCAGGTCCATCATGAAGGTGGAGCTGTGGGACAAGCTCTTCTCCCCGCAGATGCACCAA
Above is a genomic segment from Echeneis naucrates chromosome 19, fEcheNa1.1, whole genome shotgun sequence containing:
- the LOC115059651 gene encoding bryoporin-like translates to MPETAESHSVNLTTNRNCTIEITNVTSTYCLVNPKVYMKSGFPSSPPQPTVRTTKSEVCSFEKDDHTASGAVGVLTYELFDMRSRNCKELMAVMFSVPFDYNFYKNWLGVGVFEKSRACDDKLFDFMYDGKDFTNFVRHEADGSGVKFSAKTLDVRACMSDEGRAMVKLELYDKMGP
- the LOC115059650 gene encoding bryoporin-like → MSESAEALAANLTSRRNVTIEITNLTNNYCLLDPKVHLESGGCHSPPQPTVRPLKTEVCNFSKTSAKTSGAVGVLTYDLFERQSNRATETIAIMFSVPYDYNLYKNWFAVGIFQQGKECNEALYKEMYYNKEQQNFVREEAHGSGITFEGGRVDIKATMSPMGRSIMKVELWDKLFSPQMHQQY